In a genomic window of Oceanispirochaeta sp. M1:
- a CDS encoding ABC transporter ATP-binding protein — MSLQVKGLSFHYKRGPQVLDDISLELQPGKLSALIGQNGSGKTTVLKCINGILNPSSGTMEFGGQSLSSMSLKERARLMSYVPQSIPSSMQFRVFDVVLMGRRPYLQWGVSQKDRSKVFSVLDQMGLEDLCFRPYDELSGGQKQKVLIARALVQEPSILMMDEPTSNLDLRHQLDVLELLKKIAAEKGISVLLSAHDLNLVMNFADRLEMLKNGHICHSGAVEEVLSSDNIRDVFDVETHVGQHKGTSFVLLNRTAQ, encoded by the coding sequence ATGAGTCTTCAGGTAAAGGGATTGAGTTTCCACTATAAAAGAGGCCCCCAGGTACTGGATGATATATCTCTGGAACTGCAGCCGGGCAAATTGTCAGCTCTGATCGGACAGAACGGCAGCGGTAAAACCACGGTTCTGAAATGTATCAACGGCATTTTAAATCCCTCTTCGGGAACCATGGAATTCGGGGGACAGTCCCTGAGCAGTATGAGCCTGAAAGAGAGGGCCAGGCTTATGAGCTATGTTCCTCAGAGTATCCCGTCCAGCATGCAGTTCAGAGTGTTTGATGTAGTCCTGATGGGCCGTCGTCCCTACCTTCAGTGGGGAGTCAGTCAAAAGGACAGGTCAAAAGTGTTTTCTGTTCTGGATCAGATGGGTCTGGAAGATCTCTGCTTCCGCCCCTACGATGAACTGTCGGGAGGGCAGAAGCAGAAAGTACTGATAGCCCGTGCTCTGGTTCAGGAACCCTCTATTCTGATGATGGATGAGCCCACAAGTAATCTGGATTTACGCCATCAGCTCGATGTTCTTGAGCTGCTGAAAAAAATAGCTGCAGAGAAAGGAATCTCCGTGCTTTTGAGTGCACATGATCTTAATCTTGTAATGAATTTTGCCGACCGCCTTGAAATGCTCAAAAACGGGCATATCTGCCACAGCGGGGCTGTGGAGGAAGTACTGAGTTCAGATAATATAAGAGATGTTTTTGATGTTGAAACTCATGTAGGACAGCATAAGGGAACTTCTTTTGTTCTACTCAACAGGACAGCTCAATAA
- a CDS encoding iron ABC transporter permease, which yields MILISALKSGKRRRKSLFTPESGLEQQYRQIVFRKVFFLIAAVILLFVLTLYSLSHGAASISVSEALGALFNPESNDSFIKTVIWEIRLPRVCAALLAGAGLGLAGAVMQGILRNPLASPFTLGISSAAGFGASLAIVLGIGIGSNSHLIIISNAFIFALAAFVLVFFLARVRGLSPETLILSGIAVMYLFSSMTSFLQYIATAEQLSAVVFWMMGSLSGSSWLQVSVMGVVFLISSPLLMLSAWDFNAMASGSDSALTMGINVNRVTVVSMVISALLTASIISFTGVIGFIGLVAPHMTRMLTGGDHRFLLPSSSISGALLLLAADTLSRNLIPPSEIPLGIMTSFIGVPFFIYILLTRRKGSIS from the coding sequence TTGATACTTATTTCGGCTCTGAAGAGTGGGAAAAGACGAAGGAAATCTTTGTTTACCCCTGAATCCGGCCTTGAGCAGCAATACAGACAGATCGTTTTCAGAAAAGTTTTTTTTCTGATCGCGGCTGTTATACTCCTTTTTGTTCTGACTCTCTATTCATTGAGTCACGGTGCGGCAAGCATCTCCGTATCAGAAGCTTTGGGAGCTCTCTTCAATCCTGAATCCAATGACAGTTTTATTAAAACGGTAATATGGGAGATTCGTCTGCCCAGAGTCTGTGCTGCTCTTCTGGCTGGAGCCGGACTCGGCCTGGCAGGAGCAGTCATGCAGGGCATCCTGAGAAATCCTCTGGCCAGTCCCTTCACTCTGGGTATTTCAAGTGCCGCAGGATTTGGTGCATCCCTCGCCATAGTGCTGGGGATAGGTATCGGCAGTAACTCACATCTGATTATAATCAGCAATGCCTTTATATTTGCCCTGGCAGCATTCGTTCTGGTCTTTTTCCTTGCCAGAGTAAGAGGACTGAGTCCTGAGACATTAATTCTATCGGGAATTGCTGTTATGTATCTTTTTTCATCCATGACTTCATTTCTTCAGTACATTGCCACTGCAGAACAGCTCAGTGCTGTGGTCTTCTGGATGATGGGAAGTCTGTCCGGGAGTTCCTGGCTTCAGGTATCTGTTATGGGTGTTGTCTTTCTTATAAGCTCCCCGCTGCTGATGCTCTCAGCCTGGGACTTCAACGCCATGGCATCAGGGAGTGACTCCGCCCTGACCATGGGCATCAATGTTAACAGGGTCACAGTTGTTTCCATGGTGATATCTGCTCTTCTTACGGCTTCAATAATCAGCTTTACAGGAGTCATAGGATTTATCGGACTGGTTGCCCCCCATATGACAAGAATGCTTACAGGAGGTGATCACCGCTTCCTGCTGCCCTCTTCCTCCATATCGGGAGCACTCCTTCTTCTAGCTGCGGATACACTCTCAAGAAACCTGATTCCACCCTCAGAGATTCCACTAGGAATAATGACATCTTTTATAGGTGTTCCCTTCTTCATATATATTCTGCTCACACGCAGGAAAGGGAGCATCTCATGA
- a CDS encoding ABC transporter substrate-binding protein: MTKVLKQLILICLSMIIIFPAAAMGVKDTVNDIEVEKEIPETVYIEDSMGNQVPLPAGTDRIICTNSGLSVLLAALGKGDSIVGRDSNSTFPSYLKDIYVVAENSSRPNIELILEKHPDLILADNMMPETAFNKFRSLGIPVAIFKTSDPRAFEHTILNVGALTGSSVQAKRMVDDMITREKKITDIVARAQAAQNSGVRVFYENRKPYSSVSARSGNHIPLAAAGGINIAADEPVSSPHLSIEYVLEQNPDVIIRRMSGDGSVEDMQVMLDLLVNRTGIGRVNAVVNNRVHIMKSDLTLLLRYPAALAYMASWFYPDYADEIDPEGVHKNIIDTYFGSEEWEKTKEIFVYP, from the coding sequence ATGACCAAAGTACTAAAACAATTGATTCTAATATGCCTCAGCATGATCATAATTTTTCCTGCGGCTGCAATGGGAGTAAAAGATACTGTAAATGATATAGAAGTAGAGAAAGAGATTCCTGAGACTGTATATATCGAAGACTCCATGGGTAATCAGGTTCCCCTACCCGCCGGTACAGACAGGATCATCTGTACCAATTCGGGTCTTTCTGTACTTCTTGCCGCCCTGGGCAAGGGAGATTCAATTGTTGGAAGAGACAGTAACTCAACATTTCCCTCTTATCTGAAAGATATCTATGTTGTTGCTGAAAATTCTTCTCGTCCTAATATTGAATTGATTCTTGAAAAACATCCGGATCTGATTCTGGCAGATAACATGATGCCTGAAACCGCTTTTAATAAATTCCGTTCTCTGGGTATTCCTGTTGCAATCTTTAAAACAAGTGACCCCAGGGCATTTGAACATACGATTCTGAATGTAGGAGCGCTGACAGGAAGTTCTGTACAGGCAAAGCGCATGGTTGATGACATGATAACAAGAGAAAAGAAAATAACAGATATTGTAGCCCGGGCACAGGCAGCTCAAAACAGCGGAGTAAGGGTCTTTTATGAGAATAGAAAACCTTACTCATCGGTCTCTGCCAGGAGTGGGAATCATATCCCCCTGGCAGCCGCAGGTGGAATCAATATCGCTGCCGATGAACCGGTCAGTTCTCCTCACCTATCCATAGAATATGTACTGGAACAGAATCCAGATGTAATAATCAGAAGAATGAGCGGTGATGGATCTGTTGAAGATATGCAGGTCATGCTTGATTTACTTGTTAACAGAACAGGGATAGGCAGAGTCAATGCAGTGGTCAATAACAGAGTTCATATTATGAAATCTGACCTGACTCTTCTTTTACGTTATCCGGCAGCTCTGGCTTATATGGCATCGTGGTTCTATCCCGACTATGCCGATGAAATTGATCCCGAGGGAGTTCATAAGAATATTATTGATACTTATTTCGGCTCTGAAGAGTGGGAAAAGACGAAGGAAATCTTTGTTTACCCCTGA
- a CDS encoding sirohydrochlorin cobaltochelatase, producing the protein MKKSLNTLLAAAVLLSIVSCAGTAGVKSDSAKSQDKPAILLAAFGSSYESGQNNLEDLDTAYRQAFPDNDIYWAFTASFIVKKLRKAGQTTIFAREASFYTMDEAMDMFRENNIRDVAVQTVMVMVGAEYREVINTRTEGLNVKYGHSLFFNPEDIQNTASALSGEFGDSDTFTILSAHGNDHHPEFNSELIQMDDYLSQNYDHVRVATVEGSPLFGDELILQVEASGAKKVKFIPLMLTYGDHITNDVMGDEEDSWKTILGMEASAADGMASNPAIQEIYIGNTKRILSQF; encoded by the coding sequence ATGAAAAAATCACTTAACACACTTTTGGCGGCAGCAGTTTTGTTGTCAATTGTTTCCTGTGCCGGCACCGCCGGAGTCAAATCAGATTCAGCAAAGTCTCAGGACAAGCCTGCGATTCTTCTTGCCGCCTTCGGCAGCAGCTATGAATCCGGGCAGAACAACCTTGAAGATCTGGATACAGCTTACAGACAAGCGTTCCCTGACAATGACATCTACTGGGCCTTTACCGCCTCATTTATTGTCAAAAAACTTAGAAAAGCCGGTCAAACCACTATTTTTGCACGGGAAGCAAGTTTTTACACCATGGATGAAGCCATGGATATGTTCAGAGAGAACAATATCAGGGATGTGGCAGTTCAGACCGTTATGGTTATGGTAGGAGCTGAATATAGAGAAGTTATTAACACAAGAACTGAAGGTCTGAATGTGAAATACGGACACTCACTGTTCTTCAATCCCGAAGACATACAGAACACCGCAAGCGCTCTTTCCGGTGAATTCGGAGATTCCGATACGTTCACCATCCTTTCTGCACATGGAAATGATCATCATCCCGAGTTCAATTCCGAGCTGATTCAGATGGATGATTACCTGTCTCAGAACTATGATCATGTACGCGTGGCAACAGTTGAAGGATCTCCCCTTTTCGGTGATGAACTTATTCTGCAGGTTGAAGCCAGCGGAGCAAAGAAAGTGAAATTCATACCTTTGATGCTGACCTACGGGGACCATATTACCAATGATGTTATGGGTGATGAAGAAGATTCATGGAAAACCATACTCGGAATGGAAGCCAGTGCCGCAGACGGTATGGCCAGTAATCCTGCAATTCAGGAAATCTATATTGGTAACACCAAAAGAATACTCAGCCAGTTCTGA
- a CDS encoding cob(I)yrinic acid a,c-diamide adenosyltransferase, with the protein MEAYVQVYTGDGKGKTTASLGLTLRALGAGYSVFFGQFLKNGDYSEIKMLRKMKTVLEEGQILELEQYGEPRFIKQKPRQEDIESALKGWESIKKALHSGIYDLVIAEEINVALHLGMIPLEEVLEEIKNKECSVEFVLTGRYAHDDICEAADLVSEIQEVKHYYQAGVTARVGIEK; encoded by the coding sequence ATGGAAGCTTATGTACAGGTCTATACGGGAGACGGTAAGGGTAAGACTACCGCATCTCTCGGCCTCACTCTCAGGGCACTGGGTGCGGGATATTCAGTGTTTTTCGGCCAATTCCTCAAAAACGGTGATTACAGTGAAATAAAAATGCTCAGGAAGATGAAGACTGTTCTGGAAGAGGGACAGATTCTTGAACTTGAACAGTATGGAGAACCCCGCTTTATCAAGCAGAAGCCGAGACAGGAAGATATTGAATCTGCTTTGAAGGGCTGGGAATCTATAAAAAAAGCACTTCATTCAGGCATATATGATCTTGTCATTGCAGAAGAGATAAATGTTGCACTCCATCTTGGAATGATCCCTCTCGAAGAAGTCCTTGAAGAGATAAAAAATAAAGAGTGTTCTGTCGAGTTTGTTCTCACAGGACGCTATGCTCATGATGATATCTGTGAAGCCGCAGATCTGGTAAGTGAGATACAGGAAGTCAAACATTATTATCAGGCCGGTGTGACCGCAAGAGTCGGAATTGAAAAATAA
- a CDS encoding cobyrinate a,c-diamide synthase, with product MKNKTDSPPATMKGFMVAGTHSGCGKSTVAMGLNRLLSRQGYRLQPWKCGPDYIDPGFHSIAAGRNCRNLDTRLMNINVIKELFSYHGGSSDFSLVEGVMGYYDGDSGRFIEGSSYHLSKVLGLPVFLVLDVRAMAQSAGALAAGFSTYRDDAPIAGFILNRTGSERHSGMVRDAVEEATGKPVIGCLPRQDDISLPERHLGLVLAEEQRDDLCETLDKIADSLEKNLDMEKLLSLSFIRSTASDSIVSGRENKPVYLPGISKKSDNPVIAVAKDKAFAFYYQDNLDLLENRGARLAYFSPVSDKSLPQGTAAVYFGGGYPELFARELSENKDMLGSVRQAASEGMPIYGECGGYMYLAESLRCRDGSLWPMAGLLPGKISMSGGLRALGYGDVRWLRDTFLADKGTVIPGHLFHWSSLEEELKEELKEEALFEMDRRGSLMNEGFMQKNVLASYVHFHFASRPDLALRFVEAAQSYSKKNKLS from the coding sequence TTGAAAAATAAAACTGACTCTCCCCCGGCTACGATGAAGGGATTCATGGTCGCCGGCACTCACAGCGGCTGCGGTAAAAGTACTGTTGCCATGGGGCTGAACCGTCTGCTCAGCAGGCAGGGTTACAGGCTTCAGCCATGGAAGTGCGGACCAGATTATATCGACCCCGGATTTCACAGTATTGCAGCCGGACGAAATTGTCGAAACCTTGATACCAGGTTAATGAATATCAATGTGATTAAAGAGCTTTTTTCATATCATGGAGGATCTTCAGATTTCTCTTTGGTGGAAGGAGTTATGGGGTATTATGATGGTGACTCCGGACGCTTTATTGAAGGCAGCTCCTACCATCTTTCCAAGGTCCTTGGACTGCCTGTTTTTCTGGTTCTGGATGTACGTGCCATGGCACAGAGCGCAGGGGCTCTGGCAGCAGGTTTCAGCACATATAGGGATGATGCTCCCATCGCCGGATTTATACTTAACAGAACAGGATCAGAACGTCATTCAGGGATGGTCCGGGATGCAGTTGAAGAAGCAACGGGGAAGCCTGTCATAGGCTGTCTTCCCAGGCAGGATGATATTTCTCTCCCGGAACGTCATCTTGGTCTTGTTCTGGCTGAAGAACAGAGGGACGACCTCTGTGAAACACTGGATAAAATAGCCGATTCTCTGGAAAAAAATCTGGATATGGAGAAACTACTTTCTTTGTCATTCATCAGGAGCACAGCTTCAGACAGTATTGTATCCGGCCGGGAAAATAAGCCCGTATACCTCCCCGGGATTTCTAAAAAAAGTGACAATCCTGTCATTGCTGTAGCAAAAGACAAGGCCTTTGCCTTCTATTATCAGGATAATCTGGATCTCCTTGAAAACAGGGGTGCCCGGCTTGCCTATTTTTCTCCTGTTTCTGATAAATCCCTTCCCCAAGGGACAGCCGCTGTCTATTTCGGAGGGGGGTACCCCGAGCTTTTTGCCCGGGAGCTTTCAGAAAATAAGGATATGCTGGGATCCGTTCGTCAGGCTGCATCAGAGGGAATGCCCATCTACGGAGAGTGCGGCGGCTATATGTATCTGGCCGAAAGTCTCAGGTGCCGGGACGGTTCACTTTGGCCGATGGCAGGTCTTCTGCCTGGGAAAATCAGTATGAGCGGAGGGCTTCGTGCTCTGGGTTACGGAGATGTCCGCTGGCTGCGAGATACCTTTCTGGCAGATAAGGGGACAGTCATACCGGGGCATCTCTTTCACTGGTCCTCCCTTGAGGAAGAGTTGAAGGAAGAGCTGAAGGAAGAAGCTCTTTTTGAGATGGATCGACGGGGATCCCTTATGAATGAAGGTTTTATGCAGAAAAATGTGCTGGCAAGCTATGTCCATTTTCATTTTGCCAGCAGACCCGATCTAGCTCTCCGCTTTGTAGAGGCGGCACAGTCTTATTCAAAAAAGAATAAATTATCATGA
- a CDS encoding precorrin-8X methylmutase — MSQNTDNKIRDRQYIEPAEIYRRSFSLIRDAFGERWPEGPEQEIIKRIAHTTADVDYALTFQLSDDALEKGVQAIRAGKGIVTDVSMVTAGIRKEAPARFGCEIRCLLYNEGIAEEAAKRGTTKAAVAIGKAAPYYDGGIVAIGNAPTALFELIDLIKAGKAAPALIVGVPVGFVGAAESKKELIESGIPFISNPCKRGGSPIAATIVNGLFTLAEKNEL, encoded by the coding sequence ATGAGTCAGAATACAGATAATAAAATCAGAGACAGACAGTATATCGAACCGGCTGAAATCTACCGCCGAAGTTTCTCACTGATCCGCGATGCTTTCGGGGAGAGATGGCCCGAAGGCCCGGAGCAGGAAATCATTAAGAGAATTGCCCATACTACCGCTGATGTTGATTATGCACTGACCTTCCAGCTCAGTGATGATGCTCTCGAAAAGGGTGTTCAGGCTATCAGGGCCGGCAAGGGAATTGTTACGGATGTCTCTATGGTGACTGCAGGGATAAGAAAGGAAGCTCCCGCCCGTTTCGGCTGTGAAATCCGCTGTCTTCTCTACAATGAGGGAATCGCAGAGGAAGCCGCTAAAAGAGGAACAACCAAGGCGGCAGTGGCAATTGGAAAAGCTGCGCCTTACTATGACGGTGGAATTGTTGCCATCGGAAATGCACCTACTGCTCTTTTTGAGCTTATTGATCTAATTAAAGCCGGAAAAGCTGCTCCTGCCCTGATTGTGGGTGTACCTGTGGGCTTTGTGGGTGCCGCTGAATCCAAAAAAGAGCTTATTGAGTCGGGTATCCCCTTTATCTCCAATCCCTGTAAACGGGGAGGCAGTCCCATAGCAGCCACCATAGTCAACGGGCTTTTTACACTGGCTGAGAAAAATGAGCTCTGA
- the cbiD gene encoding cobalt-precorrin-5B (C(1))-methyltransferase CbiD has translation MSSESSGGNAVVSKSAPFDGESDKVSAIREEYRRVLGKTEGMQRGFTSGTCALAASKAALLLLTGELSPEDEEETVEVVLKKNIRLVLPVFKLELENGQASVSIIKDSGDDDDVCHAKEFSASLSWSDKPGIEIRGGRGVGKATRPGLPVKPGEWAVNPGPRKMINDNLSPLIPAGKGLEIVLSVPEGEGLARQTWNPRIGIEGGISIIGTSGVIEPRSASAYKASIALVAKSRKALGENNLYITPGYVGDGFYQKQFSLVEDEILRFGDHAGFALNQGPSKGFKHVHLAAHIGKMSKIAAGLFNTHCKTGDARLETVAALAGAAGADREQIRTILEMKMAEEAVSFLQDARLEETFELMALRTEQRIKALWQKDYDTLPELHLYILDLEGNLLGTNFPGGNK, from the coding sequence ATGAGCTCTGAGAGTTCCGGTGGAAATGCTGTTGTAAGTAAATCGGCCCCCTTTGATGGTGAATCTGACAAAGTCAGTGCCATCAGAGAAGAATACCGGCGTGTTCTTGGAAAAACCGAGGGCATGCAGCGGGGATTTACATCGGGAACCTGTGCCCTGGCGGCCTCAAAAGCGGCACTGCTGCTTTTGACAGGAGAGCTCTCCCCGGAAGATGAAGAGGAAACAGTTGAGGTCGTTCTAAAAAAAAATATCAGACTTGTTCTGCCTGTTTTTAAACTGGAACTGGAAAATGGGCAGGCATCGGTAAGTATCATTAAGGACAGCGGTGACGACGATGATGTCTGTCACGCCAAGGAGTTTTCAGCGTCCCTCAGCTGGTCTGATAAACCTGGAATAGAGATCCGCGGAGGCCGGGGGGTCGGCAAGGCGACACGTCCGGGTCTTCCGGTTAAGCCCGGGGAGTGGGCTGTTAATCCGGGACCCAGAAAGATGATCAATGACAATCTCTCCCCCCTTATTCCCGCCGGGAAAGGGCTTGAAATAGTACTGTCAGTGCCTGAAGGGGAAGGACTTGCCAGACAGACATGGAATCCCCGGATCGGTATAGAAGGGGGAATCTCCATTATCGGTACAAGCGGTGTTATCGAACCACGCTCTGCATCAGCATATAAGGCCTCCATTGCCCTTGTTGCTAAAAGTCGTAAAGCACTTGGAGAAAACAATTTATATATTACACCGGGTTATGTGGGAGACGGTTTTTACCAGAAGCAGTTCTCCCTTGTGGAAGATGAAATCCTCCGCTTTGGTGATCATGCGGGTTTCGCCCTGAATCAGGGTCCCTCAAAGGGATTTAAGCATGTCCATCTGGCAGCCCACATAGGAAAAATGTCCAAAATTGCTGCGGGTCTTTTCAATACTCACTGTAAAACAGGTGATGCACGTCTTGAGACTGTTGCAGCCCTCGCAGGAGCAGCAGGAGCCGACAGGGAGCAGATCAGGACTATTCTTGAAATGAAAATGGCCGAAGAGGCAGTCTCATTTTTACAGGATGCCCGACTGGAAGAGACTTTTGAACTGATGGCTCTGCGTACTGAACAAAGAATAAAAGCACTTTGGCAGAAGGATTACGACACTCTGCCTGAATTGCATCTCTATATACTGGACCTGGAAGGAAATCTGCTGGGTACCAACTTTCCTGGAGGAAACAAATGA